The Sphingomonas telluris genome includes a window with the following:
- a CDS encoding BlaI/MecI/CopY family transcriptional regulator, whose product MLNKLPPRERQIVDLLYQHHGGLLVAEICESLPDQPSGSAVRTMLKRLEDKGYVQRTESEKGFLYSPAVSDAVARKTALSDVVRVFFNNSPAGAATALLGMSGLDSSELDEIEAMIAKARAAKNGKGAK is encoded by the coding sequence ATGCTCAACAAGCTGCCCCCAAGAGAGCGCCAGATCGTCGACCTGCTGTACCAGCACCACGGCGGTCTGCTGGTCGCGGAGATCTGCGAATCGCTCCCCGACCAGCCGAGCGGATCGGCCGTGCGGACGATGCTCAAGCGGCTCGAGGACAAGGGATACGTGCAGCGCACGGAATCCGAGAAGGGCTTCCTCTACAGCCCCGCAGTCTCCGACGCGGTCGCCCGCAAGACCGCTCTGTCGGACGTCGTCCGGGTCTTTTTCAACAATTCACCGGCCGGAGCGGCTACTGCGCTGCTCGGCATGTCCGGGCTCGACTCGTCGGAGCTGGATGAGATCGAAGCGATGATCGCCAAGGCTCGCGCCGCCAAGAACGGCAAGGGAGCGAAGTGA
- a CDS encoding threonine aldolase family protein, with amino-acid sequence MRFFSDNAAAAHPAVIEAIAKSNELSTAYDGDELSQKLDGAFSELFETDLSALWVATGTAANCLALAALCPPFGAVICHRDAHIENDEAGAPAFYTHGAKLMLVDGPGAKVAPEAVDAAVARIRKDVHQVQPKALSITNATEYGLAYTADEVCALGERAKAHGLGFHMDGARFANAIVSTGASPADVTWRAGVEALSFGFVKNGGLNAEALILFKPGLAEEVAVRRKRAGHLLSKGRMMAAQILAMLENDLWLENARSANAAARTIAAAASERLVYPVEANEIFVRATPDEAATLRAAGFDFYDWAPGEIRLVTSWDQGGEPVERLAAAIAAL; translated from the coding sequence ATGCGGTTCTTCTCAGACAATGCGGCAGCCGCCCATCCGGCGGTGATCGAGGCCATTGCGAAGTCCAACGAGCTGAGCACCGCCTATGACGGCGACGAGCTCAGCCAGAAGCTGGACGGCGCCTTCTCGGAATTGTTCGAGACAGACTTGAGCGCCTTGTGGGTCGCGACGGGTACCGCAGCGAACTGCCTTGCGCTGGCGGCACTTTGCCCGCCGTTCGGCGCGGTCATCTGCCACCGCGATGCGCATATCGAGAATGATGAGGCTGGGGCGCCCGCCTTTTACACGCACGGCGCGAAGCTGATGCTCGTCGACGGCCCGGGCGCCAAGGTCGCTCCGGAGGCGGTCGATGCAGCGGTCGCGCGCATCCGCAAGGACGTGCACCAGGTCCAACCCAAAGCGCTGTCGATCACCAATGCCACCGAGTACGGGCTGGCCTATACGGCCGATGAAGTCTGCGCCCTTGGCGAACGCGCGAAGGCCCACGGCCTCGGCTTTCACATGGACGGCGCACGCTTTGCCAATGCGATCGTCAGCACGGGAGCAAGCCCGGCCGACGTGACGTGGCGAGCGGGCGTCGAAGCACTGTCGTTCGGCTTCGTGAAGAACGGCGGCCTGAACGCCGAGGCGCTGATCCTTTTCAAGCCCGGGCTCGCCGAAGAGGTCGCCGTCCGCCGCAAGCGCGCCGGACATCTCCTTTCGAAAGGCCGCATGATGGCTGCGCAGATCCTGGCCATGCTCGAGAACGACCTCTGGCTCGAGAACGCCCGCTCGGCGAACGCCGCTGCCCGGACCATTGCGGCGGCCGCCAGCGAGCGCCTGGTCTATCCCGTGGAGGCCAACGAGATTTTCGTTCGCGCGACTCCCGATGAAGCGGCCACGCTTCGGGCAGCCGGCTTCGACTTCTACGACTGGGCTCCGGGCGAAATTCGCCTGGTCACCAGCTGGGACCAAGGCGGAGAACCCGTGGAGCGGCTGGCGGCCGCCATCGCTGCCCTGTGA
- a CDS encoding M56 family metallopeptidase, protein MEYLLSIAAKSLLIAGGTLLLLKVMHRRSSSDRSWVAHLGLLALLLLPVGALALPALNVVGPAFLATDATPVFSPAHNGTIVDAPAASEVASSTEPFQPATAGGGGAGIDWLFWAYVAPAGMLLLLTLIALGRLRLLKARAKVLLEPHWLQALAQAQHRMGFKNGTALLTSDELRSPISWGLMRPVILLNTDATKARDEAEAIIAHELAHVAGLDWAKLMLSRITVALFWFNPLVWLLAREAHQLREEAADDAVLAANIEDTQYANLLVGIARHECNGLLLGAHGVAPGKGSLTRRVKRVLNAALERAPGGWRWSSAAAFFAAGMTVPVAALQFVAPTIASAQSEGRFVADAPPAPHSVANVAEAPAPLAPPAVAQVPAPPATPIAPEAPRAMVDVSATTQAALAAASHATAEAHDAIDRAIALKAVGASPAYAQALRNAAPNMHLSNEDIIALRVMAITPEYLGDLARSGLPNLDADAVAEARALNIDGNYIRGMAAAGYRGISLDDLSQMKAVGITPADAARYRKASRGLPSVDALVTAKTSGLTPEDIDPDDGE, encoded by the coding sequence ATGGAATATCTGCTTTCAATCGCCGCCAAGTCCCTGCTGATCGCGGGCGGAACCCTGCTGCTCCTTAAGGTAATGCACCGGCGGTCTTCGTCAGACCGCAGCTGGGTCGCACACCTCGGCCTGCTGGCGTTGCTGCTGCTGCCCGTCGGCGCGCTGGCGCTCCCGGCACTGAACGTCGTCGGACCGGCCTTCCTCGCCACGGACGCGACGCCCGTATTTTCTCCCGCACACAACGGCACGATCGTGGATGCTCCCGCCGCGTCGGAGGTCGCGAGCAGTACCGAACCCTTTCAGCCTGCGACGGCAGGCGGCGGGGGCGCCGGCATCGATTGGCTCTTCTGGGCCTATGTCGCTCCGGCTGGCATGCTCCTTCTGCTCACCCTGATCGCGCTCGGTCGGCTGCGGCTGCTGAAGGCGAGGGCGAAAGTTCTGCTCGAGCCGCACTGGCTGCAGGCGCTGGCGCAGGCGCAGCACCGCATGGGCTTCAAGAACGGGACTGCACTGCTGACCAGCGATGAGCTCCGCTCGCCGATCAGCTGGGGCCTGATGCGTCCGGTGATCCTGCTCAACACCGACGCGACCAAGGCGCGCGACGAAGCCGAAGCGATCATCGCCCACGAGCTGGCGCACGTCGCCGGCCTCGACTGGGCGAAGCTGATGCTTTCGCGGATCACGGTGGCCCTGTTCTGGTTCAACCCGCTGGTCTGGCTGTTGGCTCGTGAGGCGCACCAGCTTCGCGAGGAAGCGGCCGACGACGCAGTGCTGGCAGCGAACATCGAGGATACTCAATACGCCAACCTGCTGGTCGGCATTGCGCGACACGAGTGCAACGGATTGCTGCTCGGTGCGCACGGCGTTGCGCCCGGCAAGGGGTCGCTGACACGCCGCGTGAAGCGCGTGCTCAACGCCGCGCTCGAGCGGGCACCCGGCGGGTGGCGGTGGAGCAGTGCGGCGGCGTTCTTCGCCGCTGGCATGACCGTTCCGGTTGCTGCTCTCCAGTTCGTGGCGCCGACCATCGCCTCGGCACAGTCGGAGGGAAGGTTCGTGGCCGACGCACCGCCTGCGCCCCATTCCGTGGCGAATGTCGCCGAAGCTCCCGCGCCGCTCGCGCCCCCGGCAGTTGCTCAAGTTCCGGCTCCGCCGGCCACGCCGATCGCTCCGGAGGCGCCTCGCGCAATGGTGGACGTGAGCGCAACCACGCAGGCGGCACTCGCAGCAGCGAGTCACGCGACCGCCGAAGCGCATGACGCGATCGATCGAGCGATTGCGCTGAAGGCCGTCGGCGCTTCGCCCGCCTATGCCCAGGCACTGCGAAACGCTGCGCCGAATATGCACCTGTCGAACGAGGACATTATTGCGCTCAGGGTGATGGCGATTACTCCGGAGTATCTCGGGGATCTCGCGCGATCCGGCCTTCCAAACCTCGATGCGGACGCTGTCGCCGAAGCGCGCGCGCTCAACATCGACGGCAATTACATCCGGGGAATGGCCGCGGCCGGATATCGTGGGATCTCGCTCGACGATCTCAGCCAGATGAAGGCGGTGGGGATCACGCCTGCGGACGCCGCGCGATACCGAAAGGCGAGCCGCGGTCTTCCGAGCGTGGACGCGCTGGTCACGGCCAAGACGTCCGGCCTGACGCCGGAGGACATCGACCCCGACGACGGCGAGTGA